A window from Enterocloster bolteae encodes these proteins:
- the codY gene encoding GTP-sensing pleiotropic transcriptional regulator CodY — MSVQLLDKTRKINKLLHNNNSHKVVFNDICKVLSEILLSNILVISKKGKVLGVSICSGVDEIEELIEDQVGGYVDKMLNERLLSVLSTKENVNLATLGFAEENVRKYQAIITPIDIAGERLGTLFIYKSDSQYDIDDIILSEYGTTVVGLEMMRSVNEENAEETRKVQIVKSAISTLSFSELEAIIHIFEELDGNEGILVASKIADRVGITRSVIVNALRKFESAGVIESRSSGMKGTYIKVLNDVVFDELKTIKASNSNLK; from the coding sequence ATGAGTGTTCAATTGTTGGACAAAACAAGAAAAATCAACAAGCTATTGCATAACAATAATTCTCATAAAGTTGTTTTTAATGACATCTGTAAAGTTTTGAGTGAGATATTGTTATCCAATATCCTGGTAATCAGCAAGAAGGGCAAGGTTCTGGGGGTGAGCATCTGTTCTGGGGTAGATGAGATAGAGGAACTTATCGAAGACCAGGTCGGAGGTTACGTGGATAAGATGCTGAACGAACGTCTTTTAAGCGTTTTGTCCACCAAGGAGAACGTAAATCTTGCCACCCTTGGCTTTGCCGAGGAAAATGTAAGGAAGTATCAGGCCATCATCACTCCCATTGATATAGCGGGAGAGCGGCTTGGAACCCTTTTCATTTACAAGTCGGATTCCCAGTATGATATTGACGATATCATACTCAGTGAATACGGAACCACTGTGGTAGGTCTGGAGATGATGCGTTCTGTCAATGAGGAGAATGCAGAGGAGACCCGGAAGGTGCAGATTGTAAAATCAGCTATCAGCACGTTATCCTTCTCCGAACTGGAGGCTATTATCCACATATTCGAGGAGCTGGACGGAAACGAAGGCATCCTGGTAGCCAGTAAGATTGCCGACCGCGTGGGCATTACCCGGTCTGTAATTGTCAATGCGCTCCGTAAGTTTGAAAGCGCCGGTGTCATTGAATCCCGGTCCTCAGGCATGAAGGGAACCTATATCAAGGTTCTGAATGACGTGGTGTTTGATGAACTGAAGACAATCAAGGCATCCAACTCAAATTTAAAGTAG
- the rpsB gene encoding 30S ribosomal protein S2 has translation MSVISMKQLLEAGVHFGHQTRRWNPKMAPYIYTERNGIYIIDLQKSVGKVDEAYKAVSDIAADGGTILFVGTKKQAQEAIKAEAERCGMYFVNERWLGGMLTNFKTIQSRIDRLKEIETMSQDGTFDVLPKKEVIALKKEWDKLERNLGGIKDMKRLPDAIFIVDPKKEHICVQEAHTLGIPLIGIVDTNCDPEELDYVIPGNDDAIRAVKLIVSKMADAVIEAKQGEVLEGAMEIEIPAQAFETEAVEA, from the coding sequence ATGAGCGTAATTTCTATGAAGCAGTTACTGGAAGCTGGTGTACATTTCGGTCACCAGACAAGGAGATGGAACCCTAAGATGGCTCCATACATCTATACCGAGAGAAACGGTATCTATATCATTGACTTACAGAAGTCCGTAGGCAAGGTAGATGAGGCTTACAAGGCCGTATCTGACATTGCTGCTGACGGCGGCACCATTCTGTTCGTAGGTACCAAGAAGCAGGCTCAGGAAGCCATCAAGGCTGAGGCAGAGCGCTGCGGAATGTACTTTGTAAACGAGAGATGGCTGGGCGGCATGCTGACCAACTTCAAGACCATCCAGAGCCGTATTGACAGACTGAAAGAAATCGAGACCATGTCTCAGGACGGAACATTCGATGTTCTTCCTAAGAAGGAAGTAATCGCCCTGAAGAAGGAGTGGGACAAGTTAGAGAGAAACCTTGGCGGAATCAAGGATATGAAGAGACTGCCAGATGCAATCTTCATCGTTGACCCGAAGAAGGAGCACATCTGCGTACAGGAAGCTCACACACTTGGTATACCGTTAATCGGTATTGTTGATACTAACTGTGATCCGGAAGAACTGGATTATGTAATTCCTGGCAATGATGATGCCATCAGAGCCGTTAAGCTGATTGTTTCCAAGATGGCTGATGCTGTTATCGAAGCAAAGCAGGGCGAAGTTTTAGAGGGCGCAATGGAAATCGAGATTCCTGCCCAGGCTTTCGAGACAGAGGCTGTTGAGGCTTAA